From the genome of Acinetobacter sp. TR3:
TTGACGATCTGTTTTATCTGCTGTCGTAATAAATATTCCATGAGGCAGACCTTGAGTATCAACAATGATATGTCTTTTAATCCCTGAAACTCTTTTACCAGCGTCATAGCCTTTATTACGTGCGGTATCTGTGTTTTTTACACTTTGTGAATCAATGATGATAAAGCTCGTTTGTTCTTTCCGTCCATTGTTGATACGGGCCTCGCCAACCACATTTTTTTAAAGCTTGCTCAAGTATGCTAGGTTCAGTTTCTGATGGTTTTCTATTCCAAATTGAGAAGTAATAATGCACAGTGCTTTTAGGTGGAAAGTCTCGAGGAAGCATACTCCATTGACATCCACTTTTTAGAATATAGAGCAAGGCGCAAAACACTTCATAGACATCAACGACTCTTGGACGTGTTTGTTTTCTTCCGCTCAATAGTAACGGTTTAATTTCTTTAAAGGCTTCTCGACTAATGTCGCTGGGATATGGTTTTCTCATGGGGGAGAATTTAACAAATTATTTTTCCAATTGCCAAAAAAGAATGAAATTAGGTGGTGTTCTAAAAAGTATGCTCATAAGAAAAGGAGGCAACGAGGAACAATTCAGCTATATTTAAATGTGTGAAAATCGAAATAGAACTTCATTGTCCTCGATGCCAGAGTACAAGTATAAAGAAGAATGGCATTAAACACGATGGTAAGCAAAACTATCGTTGTAAAGAATGTAATAGGCAGTTTGTGGGTGACCATAATTTGACGTATTTAGGCTGTCATTCAA
Proteins encoded in this window:
- a CDS encoding IS5 family transposase (programmed frameshift), which produces MRKPYPSDISREAFKEIKPLLLSGRKQTRPRVVDVYEVFCALLYILKSGCQWSMLPRDFPPKSTVHYYFSIWNRKPSETEPSILEQALKNVVGEARINNGRKEQTSFIIIDSQSVKNTDTARNKGYDAGKRVSGIKRHIIVDTQGLPHGIFITTADKTDRQGALDAITLHRDTLQNVEVVLVDGGYTGEPFSLAVNDLIRARVEVAKRSELHKFAVIPQRWVVERSFAWLEKCRRLWKNCEKHLNTSLQFINLAFLRLLLHRKYSG